A genome region from Macaca nemestrina isolate mMacNem1 chromosome 15, mMacNem.hap1, whole genome shotgun sequence includes the following:
- the CYP2D6 gene encoding cytochrome P450 2D6, giving the protein MELDALVPLAVTVAIFLLLVDLMHRRQRWAARYPPGPLPLPGLGNLLHVDFKNTPYCFDQLRRRFGNVFSLQLAWTPVVVLNGLAAVREALVTCGEDTADRPPVPINQVLGFGPRSQGVFLARYGPAWREQRRFSVSTLRNLGLGKKSLEQWVTEEAACLCAAFTDQAGRPFRPNSLLDKAVSNVIASLTYGRRFEYDDPRFLRLFDLTHEALKEESGFLREVLNAIPLLLRIPGLAGKVLRSQKAFLTQLDELLTEHRMTWDPAQPPRDLTEAFLAEMEKAKGNPESSFNEENLRMVVADLFSAGMVTTSTTLAWGLLLMILHPDVQRRVQQEIDDVIGQVRRPEMGDQARMPYTTAVIHEVQRFGDIVPLGVTHMTSRDIELQGFLIPKGTTLFTNLSSVLKDEAVWEKPFRFHPEHFLDAQGHFVKPEAFLPFSAGRRACLGEPLARMELFLFFTCLLQRFSFSVPAGQPRPSHHGVFAFLVTPSPYELCAVPR; this is encoded by the exons ATGGAGCTAGATGCACTGGTGCCCCTGGCTGTGACAGTGGCCATCTTCCTGCTCCTGGTGGACCTGATGCACCGGCGCCAACGCTGGGCTGCACGCTACCCGCCAGGTCCCCTGCCACTGCCGGGGCTGGGCAACCTGTTGCATGTGGACTTCAAGAACACACCATACTGCTTCGACCAG TTGCGGCGCCGCTTCGGGAACGTGTTCAGCCTGCAGCTGGCCTGGACACCGGTGGTCGTGCTCAATGGGCTGGCGGCCGTGCGTGAGGCTCTGGTGACCTGCGGCGAGGACACAGCCGACCGCCCGCCTGTGCCCATCAACCAGGTCCTGGGTTTTGGGCCGCGCTCCCAAG GGGTGTTCCTGGCGCGTTACGGGCCCGCGTGGCGCGAGCAGAGGCGCTTCTCCGTTTCTACCTTGCGCAACTTGGGCCTGGGCAAGAAGTCGCTGGAGCAATGGGTCACCGAGGAGGCCGCCTGCCTCTGTGCTGCCTTCACCGACCAAGCCG GACGACCCTTTCGCCCAAACAGCCTCCTGGATAAAGCAGTGAGCAACGTGATCGCCTCCCTCACCTACGGGCGCCGCTTCGAGTACGACGACCCTCGCTTCCTCAGGCTGTTTGACCTAACACATGAGGCACTGAAGGAGGAGTCAGGCTTCCTGCGCGAG GTGCTGAATGCCATCCCCCTCCTCCTGCGCATCCCTGGGCTGGCTGGCAAGGTCCTACGCTCCCAAAAGGCTTTCCTGACCCAGCTAGATGAGCTGCTGACCGAGCACAGGATGACCTGGGATCCAGCCCAGCCACCCCGAGACCTGACTGAGGCCTTCCTGGCAGAGATGGAGAAG GCCAAGGGGAACCCTGAGAGTAGCTTCAATGAAGAGAACCTGCGCATGGTGGTGGCTGACTTGTTCTCTGCTGGGATGGTGACCACCTCGACCACGCTGGCCTGGGGCCTCCTGCTCATGATCCTGCACCCGGATGTGCAGC GCCGTGTCCAACAGGAGATCGACGACGTGATAGGGCAGGTGCGGCGACCTGAGATGGGTGACCAGGCTCGCATGCCCTACACCACTGCCGTGATTCATGAGGTGCAGCGCTTTGGGGACATCGTCCCCCTGGGTGTGACCCATATGACATCCCGTGACATCGAACTACAGGGCTTCCTCATCCCTAAG GGGACGACGCTCTTCACCAACCTGTCATCGGTGCTGAAGGATGAGGCCGTCTGGGAGAAGCCCTTCCGCTTCCACCCCGAACACTTCCTGGATGCTCAGGGCCACTTTGTGAAGCCAGAGGCCTTCCTGCCTTTCTCAGCAG gccGCCGTGCATGCCTCGGGGAGCCCCTGGCCCGCATGgagctcttcctcttcttcacctGCCTGCTGCAGCGTTTCAGCTTCTCGGTGCCCGCCGGACAGCCCCGGCCCAGCCACCATGGTGTCTTTGCTTTCCTGGTGACCCCTTCCCCCTACGAGCTTTGTGCTGTGCCCCGCTAG
- the LOC105464350 gene encoding LOW QUALITY PROTEIN: cytochrome P450 2D17-like (The sequence of the model RefSeq protein was modified relative to this genomic sequence to represent the inferred CDS: inserted 1 base in 1 codon), translated as MGLDALVPLAMTVAIFLLLVDLMHRRQRWAARYPPGPLPLPGXGNLLHVDFKNTPYCFDQLRRRFGDVFSLQLAWTPVVVLNGLAAVREALVTCGEDTADRPPVPIYQVLGIGPRSQGVFLARYGPAWREQRRFSVSTLRNLGLGKKSLEQWVTEEAACLCAAFADQAGCPFRPNGLLDKAASNVIASLTCGCRFEYDDPRFLRLLNLAQEGLKEESGFLREVLNAVPLLLRIPALAGKVLRSQRAFLTQLDELLTEHRMTWDPAQPPRDLTDAFLAEMEKAKGSPKSSFNEENLRMVVADLFSAGMVTTSTTLAWGLLLMVLHPDVQRCVQQEIDNVIGQVRRPEMRDQARMPYTTAVIHEVQRFGDIVPLNMPHMTSRDIEVQGFLIPKGTTLFTNLSSVLKDEAVWEKPFRFHPEHFLDAQGHFVKPEAFLPFSAGRRACLGEPLARMELFLFFTCLLQRFSFSAPAGQPRPSHSHVVGFLVTPSPYELCAVPR; from the exons ATGGGGCTGGATGCACTGGTGCCCCTGGCCATGACAGTAGCCATCTTCCTGCTCCTGGTGGACCTGATGCACCGGCGCCAACGCTGGGCTGCACGCTACCCGCCAGGTCCCCTGCCACTGCCGG CGGGCAACCTGCTGCATGTGGACTTCAAGAACACACCATACTGCTTCGACCAG CTGCGGCGCCGCTTCGGGGACGTGTTCAGCCTGCAGCTGGCCTGGACGCCGGTGGTCGTGCTCAATGGGCTGGCGGCCGTGCGCGAGGCGCTGGTGACCTGCGGCGAGGACACTGCCGACCGCCCGCCTGTGCCCATCTACCAGGTCCTGGGCATCGGGCCGCGCTCCCAAG GGGTGTTCCTGGCGCGCTATGGCCCCGCGTGGCGCGAGCAGAGGCGCTTCTCCGTGTCTACCTTGCGCAACTTGGGCCTGGGCAAGAAGTCGCTGGAGCAGTGGGTGACCGAGGAGGCCGCCTGCCTCTGTGCCGCCTTCGCCGACCAAGCCG GATGCCCCTTTCGCCCCAATGGCCTCCTGGACAAAGCGGCGAGCAACGTAATTGCCTCCCTCACCTGCGGGTGCCGCTTTGAGTACGACGACCCTCGCTTTCTCAGGCTGCTGAACCTAGCACAGGAGGGATTGAAGGAGGAGTCGGGCTTCCTGCGCGAG GTGCTGAATGCCGTCCCCCTCCTCCTGCGCATCCCAGCGCTGGCTGGCAAGGTCCTACGCTCCCAAAGGGCTTTCCTGACCCAGCTGGATGAGCTGCTGACCGAGCACAGGATGACCTGGGACCCAGCCCAGCCACCCCGAGACCTGACTGACGCCTTCCTGGCAGAGATGGAGAAG GCCAAGGGGAGCCCCAAGAGCAGCTTCAATGAAGAGAACCTGCGCATGGTGGTGGCTGACCTGTTCTCTGCTGGGATGGTGACCACCTCGACCACGCTGGCCTGGGGCCTCCTGCTCATGGTCCTGCACCCGGATGTGCAGC GCTGTGTCCAACAGGAGATCGACAACGTGATAGGGCAGGTGCGGCGACCAGAGATGCGTGACCAGGCTCGCATGCCCTACACCACTGCCGTGATTCACGAGGTGCAGCGCTTTGGGGACATTGTTCCCCTGAATATGCCCCACATGACATCCCGTGACATCGAAGTGCAGGGCTTCCTCATCCCTAAG GGGACGACGCTCTTCACCAACCTGTCATCAGTGCTGAAGGATGAGGCCGTCTGGGAGAAGCCCTTCCGCTTCCACCCTGAACACTTCCTGGATGCTCAGGGCCACTTTGTGAAGCCAGAGGCCTTCCTGCCTTTCTCAGCAG gccGCCGTGCATGCCTCGGGGAGCCCCTGGCCCGCATGgagctcttcctcttcttcacctGCCTGCTGCAACGTTTCAGCTTCTCGGCGCCCGCCGGACAGCCCCGGCCCAGCCACTCTCATGTCGTTGGCTTTCTGGTGACCCCTTCCCCCTACGAGCTTTGTGCTGTGCCCCGCTAG